The following coding sequences are from one Pseudomonas oryzae window:
- a CDS encoding SDR family NAD(P)-dependent oxidoreductase, whose translation MSTKPFHDKVCMVTGAVSGIGRAIAEELASQGGRLVLVDRDAAGGAELEATLRQSGGEACCVAADVADRHAPYRIVEAALDRFGRIDVLVNNAGIIVRGAALDCTDEQWDRVIDVNLSAAFRLCREVLPVMLAHGGGAIVNIASDWALMGARDAVAYCVAKAGLAQLTRCLALEYAAAGVRVNAICPGDTDTAMLASEYAGVARDAMLRTVGAGIPLGRAARPEEIARVVAFVASPQASFITGALIPVDGGTSAQ comes from the coding sequence ATGAGCACGAAACCTTTCCACGACAAGGTCTGCATGGTCACTGGCGCGGTTTCCGGCATCGGCCGCGCGATTGCCGAGGAGCTGGCCAGCCAGGGCGGCAGGCTGGTGCTGGTCGACCGCGATGCCGCTGGCGGCGCCGAGCTGGAGGCGACCTTGCGTCAGTCCGGCGGCGAGGCCTGTTGCGTCGCCGCCGACGTGGCCGACCGACACGCGCCGTACCGGATCGTCGAGGCCGCGCTGGATCGCTTCGGACGCATCGACGTGCTGGTCAACAACGCCGGGATCATCGTGCGCGGCGCGGCGCTGGACTGCACCGACGAACAGTGGGACCGCGTCATCGACGTCAACCTGTCGGCCGCCTTCCGCCTGTGCCGGGAGGTCCTGCCGGTCATGCTCGCCCATGGCGGCGGGGCGATCGTCAACATCGCTTCCGACTGGGCGCTGATGGGCGCCCGCGACGCCGTGGCCTACTGCGTGGCCAAGGCCGGCCTGGCTCAACTGACCCGCTGCCTGGCGCTGGAGTACGCCGCCGCCGGTGTCCGGGTCAACGCCATCTGTCCCGGCGATACCGACACTGCGATGCTGGCCAGCGAATACGCGGGGGTTGCGCGCGACGCCATGCTGCGCACGGTCGGCGCCGGCATCCCCCTCGGCCGCGCCGCGCGGCCCGAGGAGATCGCCCGGGTGGTCGCCTTCGTCGCCTCGCCGCAGGCCAGCTTCATCACCGGAGCGCTGATCCCGGTGGATGGCGGGACCTCGGCGCAGTAG
- the pcaF gene encoding 3-oxoadipyl-CoA thiolase, translating into MSRDVYICDAVRTPIGRFGGGLAAVRADDLGAIPLKALLERNPQLDPAAIDDVFYGCANQAGEDNRNVARMSLLLAGLPASVPGVTLNRLCASGLDAVGSAFRAIALGEIEVAIAGGVESMSRAPYVMGKADSAFGRSQKIEDTTMGWRFVNPLLKAQYGVEAMPQTADNVAEDFGISRADQDAFALRSQQRAGRAQAEGYYAEEIVPVVIKGRKGDTVVDTDEHPRPDTTPEALAKLKPVNGEGKTVTAGNASGINDGAAAMILASAEAVAKYGLKPRAKVLGMAAAGVEPRIMGIGPVPAVRKLCERLNLAVADFDVIELNEAFAAQGLACMRELGIADDDARVNPNGGAIALGHPLGMSGARLVLTALHQLEKSGGKLGLATMCIGVGQGLALAIERV; encoded by the coding sequence ATGAGCCGCGACGTCTACATCTGCGACGCCGTCCGTACGCCCATCGGCCGCTTCGGCGGCGGACTGGCCGCGGTGCGCGCCGACGACCTCGGTGCGATTCCGCTCAAGGCCCTGCTCGAGCGCAACCCGCAGCTCGATCCGGCGGCCATCGACGACGTGTTCTACGGCTGCGCCAACCAGGCCGGCGAGGACAACCGCAACGTCGCGCGCATGTCGCTGCTGCTCGCCGGCCTGCCGGCCAGCGTGCCGGGCGTGACCCTCAACCGCCTGTGCGCCTCGGGCCTCGACGCGGTGGGCAGCGCCTTCCGCGCCATCGCCCTGGGCGAGATCGAGGTGGCCATCGCTGGCGGCGTCGAGTCGATGAGCCGCGCGCCCTATGTGATGGGCAAGGCCGACAGCGCCTTCGGCCGCAGCCAGAAGATCGAAGACACCACCATGGGCTGGCGCTTCGTCAACCCGCTGCTGAAAGCCCAGTACGGCGTCGAGGCCATGCCGCAGACCGCCGACAACGTGGCCGAGGACTTCGGCATCTCGCGCGCCGACCAGGACGCCTTCGCCCTGCGCAGCCAGCAGCGCGCCGGCCGCGCCCAGGCCGAGGGCTACTACGCCGAGGAAATCGTCCCGGTGGTGATCAAGGGCAGGAAGGGCGACACCGTCGTCGATACCGACGAGCATCCGCGCCCGGACACCACGCCCGAAGCGCTGGCCAAGCTCAAGCCGGTCAACGGCGAGGGCAAGACTGTCACCGCCGGCAACGCCTCGGGCATCAATGACGGCGCCGCGGCGATGATCCTGGCCTCCGCCGAGGCGGTGGCCAAGTACGGCCTCAAGCCGCGCGCCAAGGTGCTCGGCATGGCCGCCGCCGGCGTCGAGCCGCGCATCATGGGCATCGGTCCGGTGCCGGCGGTGCGCAAGCTGTGCGAGCGCCTGAACCTGGCGGTCGCCGACTTCGACGTGATCGAGCTGAACGAAGCCTTCGCCGCCCAGGGCCTGGCCTGCATGCGCGAGCTGGGCATTGCCGACGACGACGCGCGGGTCAACCCCAACGGCGGCGCCATCGCCCTCGGCCACCCGCTGGGCATGAGCGGCGCGCGCCTGGTGCTGACCGCCCTGCACCAGCTGGAGAAGTCCGGCGGCAAGCTGGGCCTGGCCACCATGTGCATCGGCGTCGGGCAGGGCCTGGCGCTGGCCATCGAGCGCGTGTAA
- a CDS encoding Gfo/Idh/MocA family oxidoreductase: protein MHDQPIRILLAGEGAIAGIHMTALREMPGAEVVCVAGGVAADTAAFAAQWAIPEHSLDYAACLARDDIDAVILASPSPLHAAQASAAIAAGKHLLAEIPMSLNLADAERLGAEAEASDKVCMVAHTRRFSAPHVELKRRIVAGEFHLQHLVAETYFLRRDNRNMFGQPRSWTDCLLWHHACHSVDLFAWLLDDFELDVWGSAGPRHPELGIPMDMNIGLRSRCGVMASLVLSFNNRGPFGGHYRYIGEEATLHAYRDELKDHEGIIQPVPEGSSFARQDAEFLAAIREGRTPESSFAACLPSMRLLDRIGQLMGLTSR, encoded by the coding sequence ATGCACGACCAGCCGATCCGCATCCTGCTCGCCGGCGAGGGCGCCATCGCCGGTATCCACATGACCGCCTTGCGGGAGATGCCGGGCGCCGAGGTGGTCTGCGTCGCCGGTGGGGTGGCCGCCGATACCGCCGCCTTCGCCGCGCAGTGGGCGATCCCGGAGCATTCGCTCGACTATGCCGCCTGTCTGGCGCGCGACGATATCGATGCGGTGATCCTCGCCAGCCCCAGTCCGCTGCATGCCGCGCAGGCCAGCGCGGCCATCGCCGCCGGCAAGCACCTGCTGGCCGAAATCCCCATGAGCCTGAACCTCGCCGACGCCGAGCGCCTTGGCGCTGAAGCCGAGGCGAGCGACAAGGTGTGCATGGTCGCCCACACCCGCCGCTTCAGCGCGCCGCACGTGGAGCTGAAGCGGCGCATCGTCGCCGGAGAATTCCACCTGCAGCATCTGGTGGCCGAGACGTACTTCCTGCGCCGCGACAACCGCAACATGTTCGGCCAGCCGCGCAGCTGGACCGACTGCCTGCTCTGGCACCACGCCTGCCACAGCGTCGACCTGTTCGCCTGGCTGCTCGACGACTTCGAGCTGGACGTGTGGGGCAGCGCCGGCCCGCGCCATCCCGAGCTGGGCATCCCGATGGACATGAACATCGGCCTGCGCTCGCGCTGCGGGGTGATGGCCAGCCTGGTGCTGTCGTTCAACAATCGCGGCCCGTTCGGAGGCCACTACCGCTACATCGGCGAGGAGGCGACCCTGCACGCCTACCGCGACGAGCTGAAGGACCACGAGGGCATCATCCAGCCGGTGCCCGAGGGTAGCAGCTTCGCCCGCCAGGACGCCGAGTTCCTCGCCGCCATCCGCGAAGGGCGCACGCCCGAATCCTCCTTCGCCGCCTGCCTGCCGAGCATGCGCCTGCTCGACAGGATCGGCCAGCTGATGGGCCTCACCTCGCGCTGA
- the pcaD gene encoding 3-oxoadipate enol-lactonase, whose amino-acid sequence MPTVQLADGALNYQLDGPAGAPVLVLSNSLGTDLHMWDAQIPAFAEQFRVLRFDTRGHGASLVTEGPYNIEQLGRDVLALLDALDIQRFSFCGLSMGGLIGQWLGINAGARLDKLVLCNTAAKIGTDEVWNTRIDTVLAGGQQAMRDLRDASIARWFTAEFAAAQPAKAEPIVGMLAQTSPQGYAANCAAVRDADYREQIASITAPTLIVCGSHDAVTTPEHGRFMQERIQGAELVEFHAAHLSNVEAGDAFTQAVLAFLRK is encoded by the coding sequence ATGCCGACCGTGCAACTCGCCGATGGCGCCCTGAACTATCAACTGGACGGCCCGGCCGGCGCGCCGGTGCTGGTGCTGTCCAACTCGCTGGGCACCGACCTGCACATGTGGGACGCGCAGATCCCGGCGTTCGCCGAGCAGTTCCGCGTGCTGCGCTTCGACACCCGCGGCCACGGCGCCTCGCTGGTGACCGAGGGCCCGTACAACATCGAACAGCTCGGCCGCGACGTGCTGGCCCTGCTCGATGCGCTGGACATCCAGCGCTTCTCCTTCTGCGGCCTGTCGATGGGCGGCCTGATCGGCCAGTGGCTGGGCATCAACGCCGGCGCGCGCCTGGACAAGCTGGTGCTGTGCAACACCGCCGCCAAGATCGGCACTGACGAGGTGTGGAACACCCGCATCGATACCGTGCTGGCCGGCGGTCAGCAGGCCATGCGTGACCTGCGCGACGCCTCCATTGCCCGCTGGTTCACCGCCGAATTCGCCGCCGCCCAGCCGGCCAAGGCCGAGCCGATCGTCGGCATGCTGGCGCAGACCTCGCCGCAGGGCTACGCCGCCAACTGCGCCGCGGTGCGCGACGCCGACTACCGCGAGCAGATCGCTTCGATCACTGCGCCGACCCTGATCGTCTGCGGCAGCCATGATGCGGTGACCACCCCCGAGCACGGCCGCTTCATGCAGGAGCGCATCCAGGGCGCCGAACTGGTCGAGTTCCACGCCGCGCACCTGTCCAACGTCGAGGCCGGCGACGCCTTCACCCAGGCGGTGCTGGCGTTCCTCAGGAAGTAA
- a CDS encoding 3-carboxy-cis,cis-muconate cycloisomerase gives MLLSHRSQDDTVLSNQLFDAYFTSAPMRAVFCDQGRLQGMLDFEAALARAEAAVGLIPAAAVAPIAGACRAELYDVPALATAIATAGNSAIPLVKALGRQIAAVDAEAERYVHLGATSQDAMDSGLVLQLRAALAIFESELAQLADDLAAQAERHAATPLAGRTWLQHATPVTLGMKLAGLLGALTRQRQRLAELKPRLLVLQFGGAAGTLAALGEQALPVSEALARELELTLPEQPWHTQRDRLVEFAGWLGLLAGTLGKLGRDLSLLMQTDVGEAFEPSAPGKGGSSTMPHKRNPVGAAVLIGAATRAPGLVATMLAAMPQEHERSLGLWHAEWETLPELCCLLSGALQQARLLLPGLEVDAARMRDNLDLTRGLVLAEAVSIALAQRIGRERAHHLVEQCCRQAVNDGRHLRAVLGGNAEVAAELSAAELDRLLDPSHYLGLAQSWVARAVAEHRATHR, from the coding sequence TTGCTCTTATCCCATCGCTCACAGGATGACACCGTCTTGAGCAACCAACTGTTCGATGCCTACTTCACCAGCGCGCCGATGCGTGCGGTGTTCTGCGACCAGGGCCGGTTGCAGGGCATGCTCGACTTCGAGGCCGCGCTGGCGCGTGCCGAAGCGGCGGTCGGGTTGATTCCGGCCGCCGCCGTGGCGCCCATCGCCGGCGCCTGCCGCGCCGAGCTCTACGACGTGCCGGCGCTGGCCACCGCCATCGCCACGGCCGGCAACTCGGCGATCCCGCTGGTCAAGGCCCTCGGCCGGCAGATCGCCGCCGTCGACGCCGAGGCCGAGCGCTACGTGCACCTCGGCGCCACCAGCCAGGACGCCATGGACAGCGGCCTGGTGCTGCAACTGCGCGCCGCCCTCGCCATCTTCGAAAGCGAGCTGGCGCAACTGGCCGACGACCTCGCCGCCCAGGCCGAGCGCCACGCCGCCACCCCGCTGGCCGGGCGCACCTGGCTGCAGCACGCCACCCCGGTGACCCTCGGCATGAAGCTGGCCGGCCTGCTCGGCGCGCTCACCCGCCAGCGCCAGCGCCTGGCCGAATTGAAACCGCGCCTGCTGGTCCTGCAGTTCGGCGGCGCCGCCGGCACCCTGGCGGCGCTGGGCGAGCAGGCCCTGCCGGTGTCCGAGGCGCTGGCCCGCGAACTGGAGCTGACCCTGCCCGAGCAGCCCTGGCACACCCAGCGCGACCGCCTGGTCGAGTTCGCCGGCTGGCTCGGCCTGCTCGCCGGCACCCTCGGCAAGCTCGGCCGCGACCTGTCCCTGCTGATGCAGACCGACGTCGGCGAGGCGTTCGAGCCGTCCGCGCCGGGCAAGGGCGGTTCCTCGACCATGCCGCACAAGCGCAACCCGGTCGGCGCCGCCGTGCTGATCGGCGCCGCCACCCGCGCGCCGGGGCTGGTGGCCACCATGCTGGCGGCCATGCCGCAGGAGCACGAGCGCAGCCTCGGCCTCTGGCATGCCGAGTGGGAAACCCTGCCCGAGCTGTGCTGCCTGCTGTCCGGCGCGCTGCAACAGGCCCGCCTGCTGCTGCCCGGTCTGGAAGTGGACGCCGCGCGCATGCGCGACAACCTCGACCTGACCCGTGGCCTGGTGCTGGCCGAGGCGGTGAGCATCGCCCTGGCCCAGCGCATCGGCCGCGAGCGCGCCCACCATCTGGTCGAGCAGTGCTGCCGTCAGGCGGTCAACGACGGTCGCCACCTGCGCGCCGTGCTCGGCGGCAACGCCGAAGTCGCCGCCGAGCTGTCCGCCGCCGAACTGGATCGCCTGCTCGATCCGTCCCATTACCTCGGCCTGGCGCAGAGCTGGGTCGCCCGTGCCGTGGCCGAACACCGCGCCACCCACCGTTAA
- a CDS encoding DMT family transporter produces the protein MTMSRPLKGILLTCVAVLAFASLDSLSKYLTTFNSVLMILWVRYLAQTCLLAAWQLPRHGLRVLRVNCPGLQVLRGMSLLSISLFFLFALRYLPIGEATAVHFLTPLLVILLAIPMLGERASLAQWLLVAVGFAGVLIIVRPGGGLLTPAMLLPVGSACSYALFQLLTRRIGTRDSAATTNLVTGLVGATCLTLLLPLFWSGLPEWPHLLGMLSLGVIAVTGHMLLTVAFQYSSPVLLAPFSYLQIFFAVLYGFLLFDHAPDAGALLGMGVIALSGLGSAWLQSRRHA, from the coding sequence ATGACCATGTCCCGCCCGCTCAAGGGCATCCTGCTGACCTGCGTGGCGGTGCTCGCCTTCGCCTCGCTGGACAGCCTGTCGAAATACCTCACCACCTTCAACAGCGTGCTGATGATCCTCTGGGTGCGTTACCTGGCGCAGACCTGCCTGCTCGCCGCCTGGCAGCTGCCGCGCCACGGCCTGCGCGTGCTCCGGGTCAACTGCCCGGGCCTGCAGGTGCTGCGTGGCATGTCGCTGCTGTCGATCAGCCTGTTCTTCCTGTTCGCCCTGCGCTACCTGCCGATCGGCGAGGCGACCGCGGTGCATTTCCTCACCCCGCTGCTGGTGATCCTGCTGGCCATCCCCATGCTCGGCGAGCGCGCCAGCCTGGCCCAGTGGCTGCTGGTGGCGGTCGGCTTCGCCGGCGTGCTGATCATCGTGCGTCCCGGCGGCGGCCTGCTGACCCCGGCCATGCTGCTGCCGGTGGGCTCAGCCTGCAGCTACGCGCTGTTCCAGCTGCTCACCCGGCGCATCGGCACCCGCGACAGCGCCGCCACCACCAACCTGGTCACCGGGCTGGTCGGCGCCACCTGCCTGACCCTGCTGCTGCCGCTGTTCTGGAGCGGCCTGCCGGAGTGGCCGCACCTGCTGGGCATGCTCTCCCTCGGGGTGATTGCGGTGACCGGGCACATGCTGCTGACCGTGGCCTTCCAGTACAGCTCCCCGGTGCTGCTGGCGCCGTTCAGCTACCTGCAGATCTTCTTCGCCGTGCTCTACGGCTTCCTGCTGTTCGACCACGCACCGGACGCCGGCGCGCTGCTGGGCATGGGCGTGATCGCCCTCAGCGGCCTGGGCAGCGCCTGGCTGCAGAGCCGCCGCCACGCCTGA
- the pcaC gene encoding 4-carboxymuconolactone decarboxylase: MDEKQRYEAGMQVRRAVLGDAHVDRSLKNITEFNGEFQEMITRHAWGDIWTRPGLPRHTRSLITIAMLIGMNREGELKLHLRAARNNGVTRDEIKEVLLQSAIYCGIPAANATFHLAEEVWNELGVESLE, translated from the coding sequence ATGGACGAGAAACAACGTTACGAAGCCGGCATGCAGGTGCGCCGCGCGGTGCTCGGCGACGCCCACGTCGACCGCAGCCTGAAGAACATTACCGAGTTCAACGGCGAGTTCCAGGAAATGATCACCCGCCACGCCTGGGGCGACATCTGGACCCGCCCGGGCCTGCCGCGCCACACCCGCAGCCTGATCACCATCGCCATGCTGATCGGCATGAACCGCGAGGGCGAGCTGAAGCTGCACCTGCGCGCCGCGCGCAACAACGGCGTGACCCGCGACGAGATCAAGGAAGTGCTGCTGCAGAGCGCCATCTACTGCGGCATCCCCGCGGCTAACGCGACCTTCCACCTGGCCGAGGAAGTGTGGAACGAGCTGGGCGTCGAATCGCTGGAGTGA
- the alkB gene encoding DNA oxidative demethylase AlkB — translation MPHRSPPPFTPDLFAEAPAELPHEERLGAQALLLRGFALPCVDELLPALAKVEAVAPFRIMLTPGGQAMSVALTNCGELGWISDRRGYRYSPLDPLSGQPWPALPQAFLRLAREAATAAGFADFTPDACLVNRYLPGTRMSLHQDRDERSFAHPIVSVSLGIPAVFLFGGQARRDPAQRVPLLHGDVVVWGGADRLRFHGILPIKEAVHPLLGAQRINFTLRKAG, via the coding sequence ATGCCGCACCGCTCCCCGCCTCCCTTCACCCCCGACCTGTTCGCAGAAGCGCCCGCCGAGTTGCCCCACGAGGAGCGCCTGGGCGCGCAGGCGCTGCTGCTGCGCGGCTTCGCCCTGCCCTGCGTCGACGAACTGTTGCCGGCGCTGGCGAAGGTCGAGGCGGTGGCGCCGTTCCGCATCATGCTCACCCCCGGCGGCCAGGCGATGTCGGTGGCGCTGACCAACTGCGGCGAGCTGGGCTGGATCAGCGACCGCCGCGGCTATCGCTACAGCCCGCTCGATCCGCTGAGCGGCCAGCCATGGCCGGCGCTGCCGCAGGCATTCCTCCGCCTGGCGCGGGAGGCGGCGACGGCCGCTGGATTCGCCGACTTCACCCCGGACGCCTGCCTGGTCAACCGCTATCTGCCGGGCACGCGCATGAGCCTGCATCAGGACCGCGACGAGCGCAGTTTCGCGCACCCCATCGTCTCGGTGTCGCTGGGCATCCCGGCGGTGTTCCTGTTCGGCGGCCAGGCGCGGCGCGACCCGGCGCAGCGGGTGCCGCTGCTGCATGGCGATGTGGTGGTGTGGGGCGGCGCGGATCGCCTGCGCTTTCACGGCATCTTGCCGATCAAGGAAGCGGTGCACCCGCTGCTCGGTGCGCAGCGGATCAACTTCACCCTGCGCAAGGCCGGGTGA